TGCCAGGAGGCAGTACTGCTAGGTGACCAGAGAGAGAAGCTGAGCCACCAGCCCGCGGAGACCCTAGAGGAGGAGCGGGAAGAAGGAGCGACCGACGGGAGCAGTCAGGCTGAATACCCGAAGCGGCGCTGAATAGCCCAACTAGTCTGTGACTCATCCCCTGCCCGAAGGTACTAAGGGAGGCCTTGAGGCAGACGACTCGtacaacaaagacaaaggaaaAGCAGGTATGGCGGAGGCCGCACTAGGTGTGGGACCACAGTCGCTGAGAACCGCTGATGAGGAGAAGAATCGTCTTTGTCAGTGACGAGAAGTGGGAACAGACACCCAAAAGAAGGGTGGTTCCCGAAGGTTCCGTGATAGAAGTGGTGCAGGCCGTACATGAAGCGCTAGGCCATGCAGGCTCCATGCCTACACAGAAGGAATTGGAAAAGCAGCAACTCTGGATTCCAGGAGGCCGAGTCCGCCAAGTCCTCAAAGACTGCGACGTATGTGGTCGATACAATGCAGGACGACGAGGAAGAGGGGTGGACGGCCTCACCATAAAGAGCACTGTACCCTGGGGATCAGTATGTATGGATGCAGCTGGCCCGCTGGGGattacagggaaaaaaggtgagaAGTACCTTTTAGTGCTAGTGGATTCTATGTCAGGGTACGTACTCGTCAGAGCAGTGAGAAGAATCAATGGCAGCAGTGTGGTCAGCATGCTGGATCAAGTCTGCTCCGATTTGGGAGTGCCCAAAGAACTCCGAACGGATAATGGGACTCATTTCCGCAATGCCCAAGTGGACCGGTGATGCCAGAAAAAGGCAGTCCCAAGACTGAGAGTCCCGTTCAAAGTCGGACAGAGAGTGTGGATCAAAGCACGCGATCACCCCACGAATACTGCAGTCAAAGCTAAGTACGAAGTATCAGACATAGTAGAGAAGATCTTAGATAGTAACACAGTGTTACTAAAGGAGAGGGGAATCCAGGGAGTAGAGCAGCTTAAACGGATTCCAAGCTAGAAGAAAATCAGGAACCAAGAATGGCTACTAACACACAGAACCCACCACCCTACGTCAGGGTAGCCACTGTCTATGTAGTGGGGGCCTAAGGAGAACGACCTCAGGACTCTGGGCAGGCAGAGGACTGAGAAAACTAGAATGCGCTAAGCAAGGATTCCtgtcagaagaaaaagaaatggaaagaagTAAAAAGCACCTGTGTGGTATTCTTAAAACCATCCACCCTGTCCCaatctcctcgccaccagcttaaacagtcctctaaaccGTCCCAATAGGGTAAGACCCACgggcttgaggatcggacccgtGAGAGGGAGAGCTGGGCCAAAACCACCTGTACAGGGTTAACTCAGGATCTAACAACAGATATGATAAGAGATAATATGCGCTGCCAAAAACAGGAGAGATTGAAGAGGAGATGGTAGAACATTATGTTTTGGCCAAAAGTCAGTTGGGCAGGAGAACAGACATGGGGAACCCAAATCATCCCCATACAGAGTTTTTACTGatttagtcatgaatatttagaCCATTTAGTCGTTTAGTTGCGATTTCACTAATCATTGAAATCAACATTATCCACAGAAGGCCCTGTCTTGAAGGATGATCAGAATCTGGTTCTAACAActtcatcattttaattcatgCTCTGTACTCACATGGTGTTTTTTCCTAAATAAAATTTCCCCAAATAAACTAATCTAACTACATATGAGAGCACATTGGACTACTAATCATAGTTTTGTTTATTCGTCTGAAATATTGTGCAGGTGTCAtccacagtgtgttgtgtgaacTTGGAGGCAACAGGGGCCCAACAAAAATCTTTTAACCCTGgatttgtatatatattcatCTTAGAAGGTTTCCCTGgatatgtacacacatgcatgttttctATAGTTATAGTTTATACAGCACTGTACGGTGGCTCTAAGGAAATGTCAATCTGCACCACTGCGACAACTGACctactaaccaaacttccccggagtttctgtgctctgtcgtccagcaggttctcgtggatcgtggctgctgctgtgatcctgcatgacgcccactacatatattattactgtcattattactaccatatctattactgtaatcatttttatcattcattataattcattgtcattttatcagtcattgtacaatatgtttgtgttgatttgtcctgtacacgtgacatccattgcacgtctgtccgtcctgggagagggatccctcctctgtggctcttcctgaggtttcttccacatttttttccctgttaaaagggtttttgtgggcaagtttttcctcactcgaaccgagggtctaaggacagagggtgtcactccctgtacagattgtaaagccctctgaggcaaatgtactttgtgactttgggctatacaaataaaattgatttgatttgatttgatttgaccatATGGCTGGCCGTATAAGCCACACATGAAGCCTGAAGGAGTACTAACAAATGCACTAACTTCATTACCATGGTTTGTACAGAACTATGGTCACTGGGTGATTAAAGCTCTAGCCTGtgtaacaataaaaatagatttggcacatgttcacacattcatataaGATAAAAAATCCAGACAATAAATGACTGGCTGttcaaaaaaacatctaaactTCAGAGCTCTGAGGTCACTCTTATTATTTAACTCCAATCTATTGTTTGAATTGTGATGAATGGTGAATGATCACCATGGAATCATTTCAcacatttgaaattaaaaaaagacaagctcATACTGCTCATACCACTTAAAGCTACTAACACCCCTGTAGTCCTTCACTTCCTGCACCGATGGCAAAAAATGTCCCAAACTATCCAGCATGGCActtgtttagtgttttataTTCATCAGGCAGATCCAGTTAATATACAGTAAGACTGCAGAACTTTTGGGCAGGCGCTGTAAAGCATATTAACCAAAAATCCACTCATGGACCAATTCATGGATCACTGTGAGaaaccttttattatttataaaagcAGATGTCTGATTAGTTTGTGCTTGGCAGTGCCTTATAACTGATCTATACAGTATTACTAAAAATGCATTAGGTAATaacttttataatttaatttaattagggACTGGAAACATAAAGTAATTCCTATCTTCGTCATATCAGAGTTTTGGCGTTACAAtcttctcactctctgtcaTTACGCGCGCCACAACCAACCACTCTCCAGTGTCAGTGAAGGgagggcagagacagagactgatcGATTAGCCCAGCCCTAGTCCCAAGAGAGACTAAAGCATCTGAGGAGAAACAACGGTGAGCTTTGTTTCACTTATCTTTGTCTTTGGGATGGTTTGAAAGAATCTGTTGTAATCTGAAGCGAGAAATGTCTCCGTTTCCTCCAAATAATCAGGattatgatgataatgaagCGCTTTTTTGCAGTGACTGGAATGGAGTTGGGTCTTCTTCTGTGGATGGTTTTGACCTTAACGGGAAGCACATCAGCACAGTCCGACCGGTACAGTAAAGCGGTGGTGAGTActgaagaacatttaaaaaaaaacaaaaaaaactctgtggTGGAcgattatattttaattaattattaaattattatcaCTTACCGCGTATTTgcttgcatgtgtttgttgtattcaaaagtgtgtgtgtgtgtgtgtgtgtgtgtgtgtgtgttattgatgAGCAAAATCTTATATAGAGCACATGACATGTGGCAAAGAGTCTCGTGGCTGATGCACAGGAGGATCATGATTcatgactttttgttgtttgttggtttttttttttttttttttatttaatttccttttttttaattatatgtatttgtatgtacatCCAGTCCATTTTgtaaaaatgcagaaatgatAATGAATCTGCAGCTTCCTCTAACTCATACTTCCTTAAAGATTAAatcaatgctgttttttttgtgcaactTGGCATTTATAAGCATCAAAGAGTCATATGTATGAGAAAAGAGTAAAGTTTCACTTCTCTCATCGTCATATTCAGTCTGCATCCGGTATTGTGCTGCTGGTGTCTGAGTCTAGTAAAACAGTTCAATTTAAGGTGAAGTAATTCACCTTGTTCATCCaaataatgtgttaaatattataaaattggctgaaaaaaacagccaaaaaatatatgtttagTTAGAAATGAAGTATAGGAACTGAGTAGTACATTAAACAACGTGAGATAGACACGGTTTTACAGTATCAAACCCGCAGAAAGACAACTGTTGATGAGTGAGCCAACACCTTTTCCCTCTCAGTTGCAACCACAACAGAAGGGTGGAGGCTATGTTGAAAAAATGGTGGGTTTTAATCAGCAGGTGTTGCTTTCTTTCGACAGTAGTATACCACACCAGATTTATTATCTTATTTCATCTTCACTCCATTCCTCATTCGGTTATTCTGATTAGAGCTTGTGTCTGCAAATTGACAATTGTGTACTGTCTTTACCCCATCAAGCATCTCACTCAACAAGGACAGGATGATATAATATTAATGAGAAAGAAAGGGCTGACACACTGCATTGTGAAGAACATGCTGGGCCTGATCTATACTAATAATAAATGGACCAGTGCATCAAATAAGCTCGATGACATCAGTATTTGTCGGTAATATTCAAGTCGACTTGTGGAAGAGATTTCAGAGACATTGTTAATTGTACACTGTTTAACAAATTTCctcctttgttttctgtccaggATTGGTTGAGCAGATATGGCTACCTTCCTCCTTCTGACCCACGAACAAGTAAACTGCAGTCCAAAGATGGGATAGAGAAAGCTATTCGCTCCATGCAGAGATTCGGCGGAGTCCAGGAAACCGGGATACTCGGTAAAAACCTCTCATCTTGGATCTATCGTGACAGTATTATATTACATGTATAGTAGTGTTCACATGTCACATGAGTCACACAAGAACTCAAACTTCCTGTAATTTGCTCTTAGgtttcttcatcacattttgtAATCAACTTCTCTTCTAGATGAAGAAACGGTCAAACTCATGTCCAAACCACGATGCTCCCTCCCTGATATTGTTGGAAGTGAGGACatgctgaagaggaggaggagaaggaggaaaagataTGCTCTGTCAGGCCTTAAGTGGGACAAGACAGAGCTCACATGGAGGTGTGTTGTTGCATTGTGGCTTTTATCAGTTCCCTGTATGATTCATAGAGGTTTATATATCATGTTATTGGGGGAAGTGTATTGTCAGAGTGAGAGAAAACGTCTTCTGAGAAGAACATGTCAAAGAAAAAATTCTTTGTGTAATATTTCTTAATGAATATTTCCTAATACAAGCAGatacaaacagtttaaagctATCGTTTCCACTGGCTGGTGGCTGTGAGCATTGTATGAACTGTATGTTGACTGTACATTTTGTATCTCTATTTACTTTTTCATTGTGAAATTAATACAAAGCAAACTATATCAgaatcaatttatttttaataattagaAAGATACATTTTTGATAGCAAGGTTTATTTTTTAGAACATCTTTCAACAACAAGGCCATTCACATTCAGTGAGCTTTACGTGAGGAGAAGAAACACACAAGGACCCATTTAAATAGTAATTgaaagagtaaaataaaataacactggtgtttttctatattttaaatgtgccatCAAAGGACCATCTCTCAAAACTCTCTGGTTTCCCTACCTTTACTGTGTCACTCAGCCCAAGTCCATTATTACCTAATGAAGAAGCAAAACTTTGGGTCACAAACATATAGTTTAATTTTTAGGAAAGGCCACTTCATTTCCTAGAACAGCTGGGCACGTTAGTTTTTACACAAACAGTCAACAGTGCATTTTGGGGGGAACTATTTTCAAcggtggattaatacacattttgtgCTCTTGTGAGAATTTACAACAACAGGATGGGATTATTTTGAAATAGACTACATTGTCATTCATAGTCCAGGTTTTTGGACCACAATGCAGCTCTATCGCACAGATGAATAAGGATTGTTTCATAGTTGTTTTTGGTTTgggataaataaaacataacagcCCACAACTTTATTATAAtacaaaaactatttttgtcTTCAGTGTCCACAGCTACCCATCGACCTCCGTCTCCCCCCGTATGCCTAACAGTTTGGTGGACTACATCCTGACTCACGCCTTCAAAGCCTGGAGCGACGTGGCACCCTTGCATTTCCGTCAGCTACAGAGTGACAGCACGGGGGCGGCAGCTGGAGGGGACATCAGAGTGTCTTTTAACCGCTTGCTTCACGACGACGGGTACCCTTTTGATGGGCAGGGTGGCACCCTGGCCCACGCCTTCTTCCCCGGCAGGGATGAAGTGGCGGGTGACACACACTTTGACGATCATGAGATCTGGAGCTATAGAGGTATTAACTGATTGAAATcatgatggatggatatatgATGGATAGAAGAcaagaaaatgtaatgaaaaattGATCTACAGTAATCAAAAAAGGAAGCAGAGTCTGCCTGCTTAAATTCAGTGACAGCAAACTCTAAATTTATGGTTGTTTATGTGATCCAGTAACACTTCTCCTTCACACTTCCTCAGGTGACAGCAGCACCACAGACTTGTTCACAGTTGCAGTGCATGAATTTGGCCATGCGCTGGGCCTGTCCCATTCCTCCACTGATCCGTCCATCATGAGGCCGTACTACCAGGGTCCTGTGGGAGATGTTTCCGGGTTCCAGCTGGCCCTGGACGACAAGCAGGCCATCCAGCAGCTTTATGGTCAGTAAGCAGTACATGCTCGCTGTGCTAACTTGGTGATGTTTAGCGTAATGTAGCCTataccatgttcaccatcttagttcaGCTTGTTAGCATTCTAATTTCAACTAATGAGAACCAAGTGTAAACCCATTGCGATCACTCATTGGTTTTAAACAGAATAGCATTACAGCATATTGTTACGGATGTTGGCATCTTGGATTTTTGGAGCCAGAAATGCCCATATTTGGATAAGGACATGGATCTGGTGGATGACGTATTATGAGTCGTGTTGGCCTTGGTTAATGCACTTCATGAATAGTTCTTGGTATCATGTATTTCACTGTAAATGGGATCATAATTTACATCATCACACTGCATGTAAGAAGATGTGAAACTTAAACTTCCCCTTAAACTTCTCCTTAAACCTCCAcacagtcagatttttttttaaaccaatgGGGCTCCCTTCCGCTGGCCTTTAAAAATGATGCAGGTTTAAAACACTCCACGTTAGCTTCAAGACCCAGAAGCTCTGTCAACTAATTATACTACCAGTGATTGTTATCAGTGTCAGTAGTTCTGCTGGTATTTGGTCACCAAAGAATGAGACAAATAGGACATTTTAACCAACCTGATGTTGAAGTGACAAGATCACCACATTGTGCTAACCACCTCTGTCATCCCACACCACAAGCATGACTAAACCGCTACCTTAGTTCACCATGTCAACGTCGTGGTGGTTTGTGGTAGTATGGCCTTGCAATTTCCTTCTAAAAATGGCAATTTGCaagtttaattaaacattacACAAATAATATGAAAGACCATAAAATCATCAAGAGGCCAACAACCACCCTCTGATAAAGTAATGTGCAAAGGTGTAGCACTGATGTGTGTGAAGGTGCACTCGTGCACAGGGGATTTCAACAGCTTCCTTCTGTGTCCTAAGAAGAAACCGCCTGCATCCTgtgtgtcactctgtcactcccCTGAGAAAAGTGTGGGTTGCTTGCACAGTTTTTCTAATGCTGTCATGCAGCCTTCAACGCCTTTTCAACATTGTCTGTGTTGTCACCATCCTGTTGTAGGTGTGAAGGATGGGGGGCAACCAGGTGGTGTTGATCCAGACCTCCCACGCCTGCCCAGTCCACCTCCTCCAAGACCAACACAACCGTGAGTAGATGCAGAGGAAAGAATAAATCTACTCCACGTCCAACCAGACAATAAGCACTTATCATTTACATTTGCAAACTATGTATATCCCATCTATGCACTCAGTTTACTTATGGGAACATGAATGATGATGAGTAATTTAAGACAAGTGGCTGCAGATAAAAGCCTGCGGATCGATCTTCATAGTGCGTGGTCTTTTGCACCCTCTAGTGATTCTTAATAAAACTACatcatataaaatatcatttggagttgtgactttttctctggCAGGTCTGACCCATCATTCCACGAGCGCTGTCAGGGAGGCTTTGACGCAGTGGCAAATATCAGGGGagaggttttcttttttaaaggtaaGAAGGAACTTTCAGGTATGGagatttcacaaaataaaaatgctccataatcaaaacaacaaaaacaaaagatatttaGAACTGGCTTGTATTTATCATCTTTATCATCTATACTGTGTTTGAATATATGGTGACAAGCGTTAGTGTCCATTTTCTTGGAAAGGTGCACACTTCTGGAGGACTAAGCGAGACGGGTCTTTGGTGTCCCTCAGTCCGGCTCTGATCAAAAACTTTTGGATCGGCCTACCCCCGGGAACAAACAAGGTCGATGCTGTGTATGAGAGGAGAAGTGACAGCAGCATCATCTTCTTTATTGGTGAGATACAAACTCCGGTGGTTATGTGTGGTTTTGGTAAATCTATTTTTGGCAATGGGTATTTTGTTTCAGAATGGAAGGTGTGAACATGTTTGTTCTTCTTACGTCTTTGTTTGTTGGAGGTTATTAATAGGGTGGGGGTTTTGAGCAAGAAGGAAATGTTCCATGGTCTCTGTAGAAcaactattaaattaataatCGCAAGTTCACAAGACATTGACCTCTTTCAACTTACTGGCCAAAGTTAAGTAAAGTTCAAAGTACTTGTACCTATACAGTAGGTCAATTTAAAACCATGATTAAAACTACAGTCTTGAAtcggttttatttttttgtatgagtgtgtgtatttagtaTGTTGTACTCTCAGCATTATAGAAACTGAGGTCATGCTCTCGATGACTTTTCaagatttaaataaaggttgCTGTCATGCAGCACCACATAAAGAACACACTGGTATGAGTttacaccaaacaaaacaaattcccAAGATTTATTCACTACTGCCTGTCCGAGTAGGAGTGAGTCATTCAACTGCATGCAATGAAGGTGAaccatattttaattttaaatcaaGTTTGTCAAGTTTGTCAAAGCAAGCAGAGTTTTATGAAACCACATTGATTGAACAGTGTCCAAAAAATGCTCCTCCAAGTTAGTTTGCGTGTATGTAGAGGCtttatgtttgttcttttgcCTCTAATACTTCCTCATTACAAAAATtgattaataaaatgaaatgaatacacaGTGAACCAGTGTTCAGGTTGAACCAGTGAACCATCAACTGtctgtaatcattttaacaaacatttgtgAGCATTacaagcttcttttttatttattttttactactCTACCCTCTCTTacatttcccctctctctctctctccaggacCTCAGTACTGGATCTTCAAGGACACTGTTGCTATGTCCGGTTACCCTCGCCCCCTCTCTGAATGGGGCATGAGATCAAGGAGTGGGGCGCtggtggagaaggtggaggcGGCCTTCATCTGGGCCCACAACGGTAAGACCTATCTGTTCAGTGGCGGGGAGTTTTGGAGGTTTGACGAGAGCCGTACGAGCGAGCAGGGGATCAGTCAGCCAGATGCGGAGTACCCACGTGACAACAGCCTCTGGGTAGGAGTCCCCACCcacatggatgacatcatcagctggGGTGAAGGTAACATAAATATGTCATGAGacgtgttaaataaataaacaaaccataGATGCTTTCAACAGGTATATACAGGCTGCTGGAAGGTATGAAGCGTTGTCAAAGCCAAGAAAGAGGAGTGATGAAAAATAAGTCTATATCTATTGGCAGGTAGtctataaataaaaagcactttgTTACTTTTTGTGGCACAACTGTTCAGGTCCTGTAAGTAAAGGGGCCACTAGTAGCACAATAGAGCATTGTTTTATTAGTGGCTTtctaaaataagaaataattatAGCTGTCAGATAGATTTCCCTTTGAAATGTCATGGGATACTGTCTACCactgctttttcttctctttattctGGTCTCTAGTTGTTAGGCTCATGATTTATTCAGTATGTGATGAAAGATCTAATGCTTTTCCTTAGGAGATGCCTACTTCTTCAAGGACAACCATTACTGGGTGCTGAAGAACGGGGGACTGAACCAAGAAGTCGTCACTCCTAAGTCCATCGCTGTAGATTGGCTCAGATGCCCAGCTCCACCTGCAACCACCACTAAAGCCAATCCTCATGACCCAAAGCAGTGCATCTGCGACTTAAAGGGCTCATCTTCATTCTTAAGAGGCAGCTGGCTCTTTGTGATTTCTGTTGTATTGGTGATGGATGAGTTTATTAGAAAATAGACGCCAGAGTTTGGAATTTGTGCGGcttcatgctgtttttgtacTTCCTCTCTTAGTCCACTAAGACtagataaagataaagactAATACAGTCTCTTGCTCTCTCACCAACCCATTAGCAGGGTTCAAATTACATactagtgtaaaaaaaaaagaaggtctATGTTAAATACTTGCTTTTAACTTTAACATCAAACCTGTGTTACTGTAAATACTTAGCTTATCAGAAGGTGTTGCTGACCCAGATAAACACTGCATTTTACACCCTCCCTCCATCATGCTATAGGATTACACCCAACTTCTCTGTTCTAAAGTGAGTATTGGATTACACGCAGCCTGTATAAGAGGATGCATGGAAACTCAACACAGAAATCCAGCGCGCAGGCTATTCCTCATAATGAGGGCTTACACACCCACCTTATGTTTATACaggcaacacaaacagacttaaGTGCAATAGTCAACCTCTTATCAgggctcattttttaaaattcagagtagatttgtgaatgtgtatttagtgtatttacagtataaacagagcCATGCTTTGGTAAATTAGAATAAAAGACAGTGTATTGTGAGGGCGTGTGTTGTGATatgagttttatatttttgttttgatgttgtaaaacatttcaaaacatgtaaaattGTCTTTAAGGAAATGTTCATGCTTAACAGTACTACTGTAACAGTTCTACACAAAGCGGCCTTACAAGCAGGACACAAAGGTAGTTCAGTTAAAAGCAATCAATGACTGGTAAGAGTTCAAAGCAAGACAAGTTAGCAGTCAACAAGAGGCAAACAATAAGGCAAGCAAAACCAGGAACAgggaagaaaatgaaggaaCGGGGGAAGCTGGTGGGTGAGAAGATCAGTTGACTGGGAGTGGTGGGAACACACAGCTACAAGGCAGGTGTCTGAAATCACAggagatgttaaaaaaaagctatACACATTTAAGTTTTTTCATACTTTACACTGATTACCATGATGTAAGTGAAATTATaaatttttcttatttaattattgAGATTTGCTGTTATCCGTCATTGTTTGAGAGGGAGGTtcaatattttacagttttctggTGCCTTTGATATTCATAAGTAAgatttatttgtggttttaagtacCAAAAACATCAACTCAATATAGTTTTACATCTCCCCTCTCGCACTTCTCTCTGTAGCTCTAGcgagttgttgtgttttgatgtttttgtgtttttctcctttttttctctctctctcattaatATTAGTTATCTTCTTTCCTGATTGGCCGACTATCTGGCGATTGTATA
The nucleotide sequence above comes from Larimichthys crocea isolate SSNF chromosome XVI, L_crocea_2.0, whole genome shotgun sequence. Encoded proteins:
- the mmp25b gene encoding matrix metalloproteinase-25 isoform X1 is translated as MMIMKRFFAVTGMELGLLLWMVLTLTGSTSAQSDRYSKAVDWLSRYGYLPPSDPRTSKLQSKDGIEKAIRSMQRFGGVQETGILDEETVKLMSKPRCSLPDIVGSEDMLKRRRRRRKRYALSGLKWDKTELTWSVHSYPSTSVSPRMPNSLVDYILTHAFKAWSDVAPLHFRQLQSDSTGAAAGGDIRVSFNRLLHDDGYPFDGQGGTLAHAFFPGRDEVAGDTHFDDHEIWSYRGDSSTTDLFTVAVHEFGHALGLSHSSTDPSIMRPYYQGPVGDVSGFQLALDDKQAIQQLYGVKDGGQPGGVDPDLPRLPSPPPPRPTQPSDPSFHERCQGGFDAVANIRGEVFFFKGAHFWRTKRDGSLVSLSPALIKNFWIGLPPGTNKVDAVYERRSDSSIIFFIGPQYWIFKDTVAMSGYPRPLSEWGMRSRSGALVEKVEAAFIWAHNGKTYLFSGGEFWRFDESRTSEQGISQPDAEYPRDNSLWVGVPTHMDDIISWGEGDAYFFKDNHYWVLKNGGLNQEVVTPKSIAVDWLRCPAPPATTTKANPHDPKQCICDLKGSSSFLRGSWLFVISVVLVMDEFIRK
- the mmp25b gene encoding matrix metalloproteinase-17 isoform X2, which encodes MELGLLLWMVLTLTGSTSAQSDRYSKAVDWLSRYGYLPPSDPRTSKLQSKDGIEKAIRSMQRFGGVQETGILDEETVKLMSKPRCSLPDIVGSEDMLKRRRRRRKRYALSGLKWDKTELTWSVHSYPSTSVSPRMPNSLVDYILTHAFKAWSDVAPLHFRQLQSDSTGAAAGGDIRVSFNRLLHDDGYPFDGQGGTLAHAFFPGRDEVAGDTHFDDHEIWSYRGDSSTTDLFTVAVHEFGHALGLSHSSTDPSIMRPYYQGPVGDVSGFQLALDDKQAIQQLYGVKDGGQPGGVDPDLPRLPSPPPPRPTQPSDPSFHERCQGGFDAVANIRGEVFFFKGAHFWRTKRDGSLVSLSPALIKNFWIGLPPGTNKVDAVYERRSDSSIIFFIGPQYWIFKDTVAMSGYPRPLSEWGMRSRSGALVEKVEAAFIWAHNGKTYLFSGGEFWRFDESRTSEQGISQPDAEYPRDNSLWVGVPTHMDDIISWGEGDAYFFKDNHYWVLKNGGLNQEVVTPKSIAVDWLRCPAPPATTTKANPHDPKQCICDLKGSSSFLRGSWLFVISVVLVMDEFIRK